Proteins from a genomic interval of Osmia bicornis bicornis chromosome 13, iOsmBic2.1, whole genome shotgun sequence:
- the LOC114873678 gene encoding synaptotagmin 2 isoform X2, producing MTRDMGALSLSLSLSLSFSLSLYLSVHCVCVCARLYFGSSRSSDISRRRDWPLEKTDRVRKAYNLTISKKSNSRNVSFFYLSFFSPLDELSQKVKVTTPKETLNLPPELVFIIFFFFIVSSLFFFLVIFIHSSFVSFVFIQVRDCQRLTRSFVSCILSALRLEPRAQLDPANKSATSTDGSGGAGGSGSAIRGTAGGAGASGSASGAIGIAGSSGSGSASASGSGVGNANAGIGACANAISASGAGGVVAAGAEPRTPTAGAQNKQLQNVKGDHPSKAFMQSRSMSLVDMYIDNSEPSENVGQIHFSLEYDFQNTTLILRIIQGKDLPAKDLSGTSDPYVRVTLLPDKKHRLETKIKRRTLNPRWNETFYFEGFPIQKLQSRVLHLHVFDYDRFSRDDSIGEMFLPLCQVDFSEKPSFWKALKPPAKDKCGELLCSLCYHPSNSILTLTLLKARNLKAKDINGKSDPYVKVWLQFGDKRIEKRKTPIFKCTLNPVFNEVFSFNVPWEKIRECSLDVMVMDFDNIGRNELIGRIQLAGKNGSGASETKHWQDMITKPRQTIVQWHRLKPE from the exons ATGACTCGCGATATGGGTgcactctctctttctctttctctttctctctctttctcactTTCTCTTTATCTCTCTGTTcattgtgtgtgtgtgtgtgcgcgCCTATACTTCGGATCGTCCCGTTCTTCGGACATTTCTCGCCGTCGCGACTGGCCTTTGGAAAAGACTGATCGTGTGAGAAAAGCATATAATTTGACAATTTCGAAGAAGTCCAACTCGAGGAacgtttctttcttctatctttcttttttcagccCACTGGACGAACTGTCGCAAAAGGTTAAGGTTACGACACCGAAGGAAACTTTAAATCTACCACCAGAacttgtttttattatttttttttttttcatagtttcctcattgtttttttttcttgttatttttattcattcttcttttgtttcttttgtttttattcAAGTCCGAGATTGCCAAAGACTCACCCGTTCTTTTGTTTCATGCATCCTTTCGGCGTTACGATTGGAACCCAGAGCGCAATTGGA TCCGGCGAACAAGTCGGCGACATCGACGGATGGTAGCGGCGGTGCTGGCGGAAGCGGAAGCGCGATTAGGGGGACGGCGGGTGGCGCCGGTGCAAGCGGATCGGCGTCGGGCGCGATCGGGATCGCGGGCAGTAGCGGGTCCGGCTCGGCTTCCGCGTCCGGTTCCGGCGTGGGAAATGCAAATGCCGGAATCGGTGCCTGTGCGAACGCGATCTCTGCCAGCGGCGCCGGTGGGGTGGTCGCTGCAGGTGCCGAGCCTCGCACCCCGACCGCTGGGGCGCAAAACAAACAGCTGCAGAACGTAAAGGGCGATCATCCCTCG AAAGCGTTCATGCAGAGCAGATCCATGTCGTTGGTCGACATGTACATCGACAATTCGGAACCGAGCGAAAACGTCGGTCAAATTCACTTCAGTCTGGAATACGACTTTCAGAATACTACGCTTATCCTCCGTATCATACAG GGTAAAGATTTGCCGGCCAAGGATTTATCCGGAACGTCGGACCCTTACGTTCGCGTCACTCTATTGCCGGATAAGAAGCATCGGCTAGAAACGAAAATCAAGAGGCGCACCCTTAATCCTCGATGGAACGAAACGTTTTACTTCGAAG GTTTCCCGATACAGAAACTGCAAAGCAGGGTGCTGCATTTACACGTGTTCGATTACGATCGGTTCTCGAGGGACGACTCGATCGGAGAAATGTTTCTTCCGCTTTGTCAG GTCGATTTCTCGGAAAAGCCCTCGTTTTGGAAAGCTCTGAAACCGCCAGCAAAGGACAAGTGCGGGGAACTGTTGTGCTCGTTGTGCTACCACCCCAGCAACTCCATCCTGACGCTGACGTTGCTGAAGGCGAGAAACCTGAAAGCGAAAGACATCAATGGAAAATCAG ATCCGTACGTGAAGGTGTGGTTGCAATTCGGCGACAAGAGGATCGAGAAACGAAAGACCCCGATATTCAAGTGCACCCTGAACCCGGTGTTCAACGAGGTATTCTCGTTCAATGTTCCCTGGGAGAAGATCCGCGAGTGCTCGTTGGACGTGATGGTGATGGACTTTGACAACATCGGCCGTAACGAGCTGATCGGACGGATTCAGTTGGCTG GGAAAAACGGTAGCGGCGCGAGCGAGACGAAACACTGGCAAGACATGATCACGAAACCACGGCAAACCATCGTACAGTGGCATCGACTGAAGCCGGAGTAA
- the LOC114873678 gene encoding synaptotagmin-7 isoform X7: protein MWAAVSRSLEILVAFFEYYTTRAQLETTGSPANKSATSTDGSGGAGGSGSAIRGTAGGAGASGSASGAIGIAGSSGSGSASASGSGVGNANAGIGACANAISASGAGGVVAAGAEPRTPTAGAQNKQLQNVKGDHPSKAFMQSRSMSLVDMYIDNSEPSENVGQIHFSLEYDFQNTTLILRIIQGKDLPAKDLSGTSDPYVRVTLLPDKKHRLETKIKRRTLNPRWNETFYFEGFPIQKLQSRVLHLHVFDYDRFSRDDSIGEMFLPLCQVDFSEKPSFWKALKPPAKDKCGELLCSLCYHPSNSILTLTLLKARNLKAKDINGKSDPYVKVWLQFGDKRIEKRKTPIFKCTLNPVFNEVFSFNVPWEKIRECSLDVMVMDFDNIGRNELIGRIQLAGKNGSGASETKHWQDMITKPRQTIVQWHRLKPE, encoded by the exons ATGTGGGCTGCAGTTTCGAGATCATTGGAAATACTGGTTGCCTTCTTCGAATATTACACCACCAG AGCGCAATTGGA AACGACCGGTAGTCCGGCGAACAAGTCGGCGACATCGACGGATGGTAGCGGCGGTGCTGGCGGAAGCGGAAGCGCGATTAGGGGGACGGCGGGTGGCGCCGGTGCAAGCGGATCGGCGTCGGGCGCGATCGGGATCGCGGGCAGTAGCGGGTCCGGCTCGGCTTCCGCGTCCGGTTCCGGCGTGGGAAATGCAAATGCCGGAATCGGTGCCTGTGCGAACGCGATCTCTGCCAGCGGCGCCGGTGGGGTGGTCGCTGCAGGTGCCGAGCCTCGCACCCCGACCGCTGGGGCGCAAAACAAACAGCTGCAGAACGTAAAGGGCGATCATCCCTCG AAAGCGTTCATGCAGAGCAGATCCATGTCGTTGGTCGACATGTACATCGACAATTCGGAACCGAGCGAAAACGTCGGTCAAATTCACTTCAGTCTGGAATACGACTTTCAGAATACTACGCTTATCCTCCGTATCATACAG GGTAAAGATTTGCCGGCCAAGGATTTATCCGGAACGTCGGACCCTTACGTTCGCGTCACTCTATTGCCGGATAAGAAGCATCGGCTAGAAACGAAAATCAAGAGGCGCACCCTTAATCCTCGATGGAACGAAACGTTTTACTTCGAAG GTTTCCCGATACAGAAACTGCAAAGCAGGGTGCTGCATTTACACGTGTTCGATTACGATCGGTTCTCGAGGGACGACTCGATCGGAGAAATGTTTCTTCCGCTTTGTCAG GTCGATTTCTCGGAAAAGCCCTCGTTTTGGAAAGCTCTGAAACCGCCAGCAAAGGACAAGTGCGGGGAACTGTTGTGCTCGTTGTGCTACCACCCCAGCAACTCCATCCTGACGCTGACGTTGCTGAAGGCGAGAAACCTGAAAGCGAAAGACATCAATGGAAAATCAG ATCCGTACGTGAAGGTGTGGTTGCAATTCGGCGACAAGAGGATCGAGAAACGAAAGACCCCGATATTCAAGTGCACCCTGAACCCGGTGTTCAACGAGGTATTCTCGTTCAATGTTCCCTGGGAGAAGATCCGCGAGTGCTCGTTGGACGTGATGGTGATGGACTTTGACAACATCGGCCGTAACGAGCTGATCGGACGGATTCAGTTGGCTG GGAAAAACGGTAGCGGCGCGAGCGAGACGAAACACTGGCAAGACATGATCACGAAACCACGGCAAACCATCGTACAGTGGCATCGACTGAAGCCGGAGTAA
- the LOC114873678 gene encoding synaptotagmin-7 isoform X4: MEIAASAMLDGLKNNRISKLALSRFLSQSLAQLETTGSPANKSATSTDGSGGAGGSGSAIRGTAGGAGASGSASGAIGIAGSSGSGSASASGSGVGNANAGIGACANAISASGAGGVVAAGAEPRTPTAGAQNKQLQNVKGDHPSKAFMQSRSMSLVDMYIDNSEPSENVGQIHFSLEYDFQNTTLILRIIQGKDLPAKDLSGTSDPYVRVTLLPDKKHRLETKIKRRTLNPRWNETFYFEGFPIQKLQSRVLHLHVFDYDRFSRDDSIGEMFLPLCQVDFSEKPSFWKALKPPAKDKCGELLCSLCYHPSNSILTLTLLKARNLKAKDINGKSDPYVKVWLQFGDKRIEKRKTPIFKCTLNPVFNEVFSFNVPWEKIRECSLDVMVMDFDNIGRNELIGRIQLAGKNGSGASETKHWQDMITKPRQTIVQWHRLKPE; encoded by the exons AGCGCAATTGGA AACGACCGGTAGTCCGGCGAACAAGTCGGCGACATCGACGGATGGTAGCGGCGGTGCTGGCGGAAGCGGAAGCGCGATTAGGGGGACGGCGGGTGGCGCCGGTGCAAGCGGATCGGCGTCGGGCGCGATCGGGATCGCGGGCAGTAGCGGGTCCGGCTCGGCTTCCGCGTCCGGTTCCGGCGTGGGAAATGCAAATGCCGGAATCGGTGCCTGTGCGAACGCGATCTCTGCCAGCGGCGCCGGTGGGGTGGTCGCTGCAGGTGCCGAGCCTCGCACCCCGACCGCTGGGGCGCAAAACAAACAGCTGCAGAACGTAAAGGGCGATCATCCCTCG AAAGCGTTCATGCAGAGCAGATCCATGTCGTTGGTCGACATGTACATCGACAATTCGGAACCGAGCGAAAACGTCGGTCAAATTCACTTCAGTCTGGAATACGACTTTCAGAATACTACGCTTATCCTCCGTATCATACAG GGTAAAGATTTGCCGGCCAAGGATTTATCCGGAACGTCGGACCCTTACGTTCGCGTCACTCTATTGCCGGATAAGAAGCATCGGCTAGAAACGAAAATCAAGAGGCGCACCCTTAATCCTCGATGGAACGAAACGTTTTACTTCGAAG GTTTCCCGATACAGAAACTGCAAAGCAGGGTGCTGCATTTACACGTGTTCGATTACGATCGGTTCTCGAGGGACGACTCGATCGGAGAAATGTTTCTTCCGCTTTGTCAG GTCGATTTCTCGGAAAAGCCCTCGTTTTGGAAAGCTCTGAAACCGCCAGCAAAGGACAAGTGCGGGGAACTGTTGTGCTCGTTGTGCTACCACCCCAGCAACTCCATCCTGACGCTGACGTTGCTGAAGGCGAGAAACCTGAAAGCGAAAGACATCAATGGAAAATCAG ATCCGTACGTGAAGGTGTGGTTGCAATTCGGCGACAAGAGGATCGAGAAACGAAAGACCCCGATATTCAAGTGCACCCTGAACCCGGTGTTCAACGAGGTATTCTCGTTCAATGTTCCCTGGGAGAAGATCCGCGAGTGCTCGTTGGACGTGATGGTGATGGACTTTGACAACATCGGCCGTAACGAGCTGATCGGACGGATTCAGTTGGCTG GGAAAAACGGTAGCGGCGCGAGCGAGACGAAACACTGGCAAGACATGATCACGAAACCACGGCAAACCATCGTACAGTGGCATCGACTGAAGCCGGAGTAA
- the LOC114873678 gene encoding synaptotagmin-7 isoform X9 — MWAAVSRSLEILVAFFEYYTTRAQLDPANKSATSTDGSGGAGGSGSAIRGTAGGAGASGSASGAIGIAGSSGSGSASASGSGVGNANAGIGACANAISASGAGGVVAAGAEPRTPTAGAQNKQLQNVKGDHPSKAFMQSRSMSLVDMYIDNSEPSENVGQIHFSLEYDFQNTTLILRIIQGKDLPAKDLSGTSDPYVRVTLLPDKKHRLETKIKRRTLNPRWNETFYFEGFPIQKLQSRVLHLHVFDYDRFSRDDSIGEMFLPLCQVDFSEKPSFWKALKPPAKDKCGELLCSLCYHPSNSILTLTLLKARNLKAKDINGKSDPYVKVWLQFGDKRIEKRKTPIFKCTLNPVFNEVFSFNVPWEKIRECSLDVMVMDFDNIGRNELIGRIQLAGKNGSGASETKHWQDMITKPRQTIVQWHRLKPE; from the exons ATGTGGGCTGCAGTTTCGAGATCATTGGAAATACTGGTTGCCTTCTTCGAATATTACACCACCAG AGCGCAATTGGA TCCGGCGAACAAGTCGGCGACATCGACGGATGGTAGCGGCGGTGCTGGCGGAAGCGGAAGCGCGATTAGGGGGACGGCGGGTGGCGCCGGTGCAAGCGGATCGGCGTCGGGCGCGATCGGGATCGCGGGCAGTAGCGGGTCCGGCTCGGCTTCCGCGTCCGGTTCCGGCGTGGGAAATGCAAATGCCGGAATCGGTGCCTGTGCGAACGCGATCTCTGCCAGCGGCGCCGGTGGGGTGGTCGCTGCAGGTGCCGAGCCTCGCACCCCGACCGCTGGGGCGCAAAACAAACAGCTGCAGAACGTAAAGGGCGATCATCCCTCG AAAGCGTTCATGCAGAGCAGATCCATGTCGTTGGTCGACATGTACATCGACAATTCGGAACCGAGCGAAAACGTCGGTCAAATTCACTTCAGTCTGGAATACGACTTTCAGAATACTACGCTTATCCTCCGTATCATACAG GGTAAAGATTTGCCGGCCAAGGATTTATCCGGAACGTCGGACCCTTACGTTCGCGTCACTCTATTGCCGGATAAGAAGCATCGGCTAGAAACGAAAATCAAGAGGCGCACCCTTAATCCTCGATGGAACGAAACGTTTTACTTCGAAG GTTTCCCGATACAGAAACTGCAAAGCAGGGTGCTGCATTTACACGTGTTCGATTACGATCGGTTCTCGAGGGACGACTCGATCGGAGAAATGTTTCTTCCGCTTTGTCAG GTCGATTTCTCGGAAAAGCCCTCGTTTTGGAAAGCTCTGAAACCGCCAGCAAAGGACAAGTGCGGGGAACTGTTGTGCTCGTTGTGCTACCACCCCAGCAACTCCATCCTGACGCTGACGTTGCTGAAGGCGAGAAACCTGAAAGCGAAAGACATCAATGGAAAATCAG ATCCGTACGTGAAGGTGTGGTTGCAATTCGGCGACAAGAGGATCGAGAAACGAAAGACCCCGATATTCAAGTGCACCCTGAACCCGGTGTTCAACGAGGTATTCTCGTTCAATGTTCCCTGGGAGAAGATCCGCGAGTGCTCGTTGGACGTGATGGTGATGGACTTTGACAACATCGGCCGTAACGAGCTGATCGGACGGATTCAGTTGGCTG GGAAAAACGGTAGCGGCGCGAGCGAGACGAAACACTGGCAAGACATGATCACGAAACCACGGCAAACCATCGTACAGTGGCATCGACTGAAGCCGGAGTAA
- the LOC114873678 gene encoding synaptotagmin 2 isoform X1 yields MTRDMGALSLSLSLSLSFSLSLYLSVHCVCVCARLYFGSSRSSDISRRRDWPLEKTDRVRKAYNLTISKKSNSRNVSFFYLSFFSPLDELSQKVKVTTPKETLNLPPELVFIIFFFFIVSSLFFFLVIFIHSSFVSFVFIQVRDCQRLTRSFVSCILSALRLEPRAQLETTGSPANKSATSTDGSGGAGGSGSAIRGTAGGAGASGSASGAIGIAGSSGSGSASASGSGVGNANAGIGACANAISASGAGGVVAAGAEPRTPTAGAQNKQLQNVKGDHPSKAFMQSRSMSLVDMYIDNSEPSENVGQIHFSLEYDFQNTTLILRIIQGKDLPAKDLSGTSDPYVRVTLLPDKKHRLETKIKRRTLNPRWNETFYFEGFPIQKLQSRVLHLHVFDYDRFSRDDSIGEMFLPLCQVDFSEKPSFWKALKPPAKDKCGELLCSLCYHPSNSILTLTLLKARNLKAKDINGKSDPYVKVWLQFGDKRIEKRKTPIFKCTLNPVFNEVFSFNVPWEKIRECSLDVMVMDFDNIGRNELIGRIQLAGKNGSGASETKHWQDMITKPRQTIVQWHRLKPE; encoded by the exons ATGACTCGCGATATGGGTgcactctctctttctctttctctttctctctctttctcactTTCTCTTTATCTCTCTGTTcattgtgtgtgtgtgtgtgcgcgCCTATACTTCGGATCGTCCCGTTCTTCGGACATTTCTCGCCGTCGCGACTGGCCTTTGGAAAAGACTGATCGTGTGAGAAAAGCATATAATTTGACAATTTCGAAGAAGTCCAACTCGAGGAacgtttctttcttctatctttcttttttcagccCACTGGACGAACTGTCGCAAAAGGTTAAGGTTACGACACCGAAGGAAACTTTAAATCTACCACCAGAacttgtttttattatttttttttttttcatagtttcctcattgtttttttttcttgttatttttattcattcttcttttgtttcttttgtttttattcAAGTCCGAGATTGCCAAAGACTCACCCGTTCTTTTGTTTCATGCATCCTTTCGGCGTTACGATTGGAACCCAGAGCGCAATTGGA AACGACCGGTAGTCCGGCGAACAAGTCGGCGACATCGACGGATGGTAGCGGCGGTGCTGGCGGAAGCGGAAGCGCGATTAGGGGGACGGCGGGTGGCGCCGGTGCAAGCGGATCGGCGTCGGGCGCGATCGGGATCGCGGGCAGTAGCGGGTCCGGCTCGGCTTCCGCGTCCGGTTCCGGCGTGGGAAATGCAAATGCCGGAATCGGTGCCTGTGCGAACGCGATCTCTGCCAGCGGCGCCGGTGGGGTGGTCGCTGCAGGTGCCGAGCCTCGCACCCCGACCGCTGGGGCGCAAAACAAACAGCTGCAGAACGTAAAGGGCGATCATCCCTCG AAAGCGTTCATGCAGAGCAGATCCATGTCGTTGGTCGACATGTACATCGACAATTCGGAACCGAGCGAAAACGTCGGTCAAATTCACTTCAGTCTGGAATACGACTTTCAGAATACTACGCTTATCCTCCGTATCATACAG GGTAAAGATTTGCCGGCCAAGGATTTATCCGGAACGTCGGACCCTTACGTTCGCGTCACTCTATTGCCGGATAAGAAGCATCGGCTAGAAACGAAAATCAAGAGGCGCACCCTTAATCCTCGATGGAACGAAACGTTTTACTTCGAAG GTTTCCCGATACAGAAACTGCAAAGCAGGGTGCTGCATTTACACGTGTTCGATTACGATCGGTTCTCGAGGGACGACTCGATCGGAGAAATGTTTCTTCCGCTTTGTCAG GTCGATTTCTCGGAAAAGCCCTCGTTTTGGAAAGCTCTGAAACCGCCAGCAAAGGACAAGTGCGGGGAACTGTTGTGCTCGTTGTGCTACCACCCCAGCAACTCCATCCTGACGCTGACGTTGCTGAAGGCGAGAAACCTGAAAGCGAAAGACATCAATGGAAAATCAG ATCCGTACGTGAAGGTGTGGTTGCAATTCGGCGACAAGAGGATCGAGAAACGAAAGACCCCGATATTCAAGTGCACCCTGAACCCGGTGTTCAACGAGGTATTCTCGTTCAATGTTCCCTGGGAGAAGATCCGCGAGTGCTCGTTGGACGTGATGGTGATGGACTTTGACAACATCGGCCGTAACGAGCTGATCGGACGGATTCAGTTGGCTG GGAAAAACGGTAGCGGCGCGAGCGAGACGAAACACTGGCAAGACATGATCACGAAACCACGGCAAACCATCGTACAGTGGCATCGACTGAAGCCGGAGTAA
- the LOC114873678 gene encoding synaptotagmin-7 isoform X5 — protein MEIAASAMLDGLKNNRISKLALSRFLSQSLAQLDPANKSATSTDGSGGAGGSGSAIRGTAGGAGASGSASGAIGIAGSSGSGSASASGSGVGNANAGIGACANAISASGAGGVVAAGAEPRTPTAGAQNKQLQNVKGDHPSKAFMQSRSMSLVDMYIDNSEPSENVGQIHFSLEYDFQNTTLILRIIQGKDLPAKDLSGTSDPYVRVTLLPDKKHRLETKIKRRTLNPRWNETFYFEGFPIQKLQSRVLHLHVFDYDRFSRDDSIGEMFLPLCQVDFSEKPSFWKALKPPAKDKCGELLCSLCYHPSNSILTLTLLKARNLKAKDINGKSDPYVKVWLQFGDKRIEKRKTPIFKCTLNPVFNEVFSFNVPWEKIRECSLDVMVMDFDNIGRNELIGRIQLAGKNGSGASETKHWQDMITKPRQTIVQWHRLKPE, from the exons AGCGCAATTGGA TCCGGCGAACAAGTCGGCGACATCGACGGATGGTAGCGGCGGTGCTGGCGGAAGCGGAAGCGCGATTAGGGGGACGGCGGGTGGCGCCGGTGCAAGCGGATCGGCGTCGGGCGCGATCGGGATCGCGGGCAGTAGCGGGTCCGGCTCGGCTTCCGCGTCCGGTTCCGGCGTGGGAAATGCAAATGCCGGAATCGGTGCCTGTGCGAACGCGATCTCTGCCAGCGGCGCCGGTGGGGTGGTCGCTGCAGGTGCCGAGCCTCGCACCCCGACCGCTGGGGCGCAAAACAAACAGCTGCAGAACGTAAAGGGCGATCATCCCTCG AAAGCGTTCATGCAGAGCAGATCCATGTCGTTGGTCGACATGTACATCGACAATTCGGAACCGAGCGAAAACGTCGGTCAAATTCACTTCAGTCTGGAATACGACTTTCAGAATACTACGCTTATCCTCCGTATCATACAG GGTAAAGATTTGCCGGCCAAGGATTTATCCGGAACGTCGGACCCTTACGTTCGCGTCACTCTATTGCCGGATAAGAAGCATCGGCTAGAAACGAAAATCAAGAGGCGCACCCTTAATCCTCGATGGAACGAAACGTTTTACTTCGAAG GTTTCCCGATACAGAAACTGCAAAGCAGGGTGCTGCATTTACACGTGTTCGATTACGATCGGTTCTCGAGGGACGACTCGATCGGAGAAATGTTTCTTCCGCTTTGTCAG GTCGATTTCTCGGAAAAGCCCTCGTTTTGGAAAGCTCTGAAACCGCCAGCAAAGGACAAGTGCGGGGAACTGTTGTGCTCGTTGTGCTACCACCCCAGCAACTCCATCCTGACGCTGACGTTGCTGAAGGCGAGAAACCTGAAAGCGAAAGACATCAATGGAAAATCAG ATCCGTACGTGAAGGTGTGGTTGCAATTCGGCGACAAGAGGATCGAGAAACGAAAGACCCCGATATTCAAGTGCACCCTGAACCCGGTGTTCAACGAGGTATTCTCGTTCAATGTTCCCTGGGAGAAGATCCGCGAGTGCTCGTTGGACGTGATGGTGATGGACTTTGACAACATCGGCCGTAACGAGCTGATCGGACGGATTCAGTTGGCTG GGAAAAACGGTAGCGGCGCGAGCGAGACGAAACACTGGCAAGACATGATCACGAAACCACGGCAAACCATCGTACAGTGGCATCGACTGAAGCCGGAGTAA
- the LOC114873678 gene encoding synaptotagmin-7 isoform X8 yields MWAAVSRSLEILVAFFEYYTTRTTGSPANKSATSTDGSGGAGGSGSAIRGTAGGAGASGSASGAIGIAGSSGSGSASASGSGVGNANAGIGACANAISASGAGGVVAAGAEPRTPTAGAQNKQLQNVKGDHPSKAFMQSRSMSLVDMYIDNSEPSENVGQIHFSLEYDFQNTTLILRIIQGKDLPAKDLSGTSDPYVRVTLLPDKKHRLETKIKRRTLNPRWNETFYFEGFPIQKLQSRVLHLHVFDYDRFSRDDSIGEMFLPLCQVDFSEKPSFWKALKPPAKDKCGELLCSLCYHPSNSILTLTLLKARNLKAKDINGKSDPYVKVWLQFGDKRIEKRKTPIFKCTLNPVFNEVFSFNVPWEKIRECSLDVMVMDFDNIGRNELIGRIQLAGKNGSGASETKHWQDMITKPRQTIVQWHRLKPE; encoded by the exons ATGTGGGCTGCAGTTTCGAGATCATTGGAAATACTGGTTGCCTTCTTCGAATATTACACCACCAG AACGACCGGTAGTCCGGCGAACAAGTCGGCGACATCGACGGATGGTAGCGGCGGTGCTGGCGGAAGCGGAAGCGCGATTAGGGGGACGGCGGGTGGCGCCGGTGCAAGCGGATCGGCGTCGGGCGCGATCGGGATCGCGGGCAGTAGCGGGTCCGGCTCGGCTTCCGCGTCCGGTTCCGGCGTGGGAAATGCAAATGCCGGAATCGGTGCCTGTGCGAACGCGATCTCTGCCAGCGGCGCCGGTGGGGTGGTCGCTGCAGGTGCCGAGCCTCGCACCCCGACCGCTGGGGCGCAAAACAAACAGCTGCAGAACGTAAAGGGCGATCATCCCTCG AAAGCGTTCATGCAGAGCAGATCCATGTCGTTGGTCGACATGTACATCGACAATTCGGAACCGAGCGAAAACGTCGGTCAAATTCACTTCAGTCTGGAATACGACTTTCAGAATACTACGCTTATCCTCCGTATCATACAG GGTAAAGATTTGCCGGCCAAGGATTTATCCGGAACGTCGGACCCTTACGTTCGCGTCACTCTATTGCCGGATAAGAAGCATCGGCTAGAAACGAAAATCAAGAGGCGCACCCTTAATCCTCGATGGAACGAAACGTTTTACTTCGAAG GTTTCCCGATACAGAAACTGCAAAGCAGGGTGCTGCATTTACACGTGTTCGATTACGATCGGTTCTCGAGGGACGACTCGATCGGAGAAATGTTTCTTCCGCTTTGTCAG GTCGATTTCTCGGAAAAGCCCTCGTTTTGGAAAGCTCTGAAACCGCCAGCAAAGGACAAGTGCGGGGAACTGTTGTGCTCGTTGTGCTACCACCCCAGCAACTCCATCCTGACGCTGACGTTGCTGAAGGCGAGAAACCTGAAAGCGAAAGACATCAATGGAAAATCAG ATCCGTACGTGAAGGTGTGGTTGCAATTCGGCGACAAGAGGATCGAGAAACGAAAGACCCCGATATTCAAGTGCACCCTGAACCCGGTGTTCAACGAGGTATTCTCGTTCAATGTTCCCTGGGAGAAGATCCGCGAGTGCTCGTTGGACGTGATGGTGATGGACTTTGACAACATCGGCCGTAACGAGCTGATCGGACGGATTCAGTTGGCTG GGAAAAACGGTAGCGGCGCGAGCGAGACGAAACACTGGCAAGACATGATCACGAAACCACGGCAAACCATCGTACAGTGGCATCGACTGAAGCCGGAGTAA